A region of Marinifilum sp. JC120 DNA encodes the following proteins:
- a CDS encoding DUF86 domain-containing protein — translation MAESFIYLAQEGILDKGLADRLARSVGLRNVAVHEYMNLDWEIVHAVSVKHLDDFARFGDAVLDWLDSNQ, via the coding sequence ATGGCCGAAAGCTTTATTTATCTTGCTCAAGAAGGGATATTGGATAAAGGTTTGGCTGATAGGTTGGCGCGAAGTGTTGGGCTGCGTAATGTTGCAGTGCATGAATATATGAATTTGGATTGGGAGATAGTTCACGCGGTGAGTGTAAAGCATCTAGATGATTTTGCGCGCTTTGGTGATGCTGTTTTGGATTGGCTCGATTCGAATCAATAA
- a CDS encoding nucleotidyltransferase domain-containing protein, translating into MSMDKKLKAKITSLLSKQEDLKVGIVFGSTVSGSIRSDSDIDIAVLGTAPLSIQRKMKLRTLLSIELGREVDFIDLVTCHGLLLQQILTTGEALFGQSSILLAQTANRMLVEQADYEPLRNRLVLSNLKRGFRGSKSY; encoded by the coding sequence ATGAGTATGGATAAGAAACTAAAGGCTAAAATTACCAGTTTGTTGAGCAAACAAGAAGACCTGAAGGTTGGAATTGTGTTCGGCTCAACAGTATCCGGTTCCATCCGGTCTGACAGCGATATTGATATAGCAGTGCTGGGGACAGCTCCTCTTTCCATTCAGAGAAAGATGAAGCTCCGCACTCTTTTAAGCATAGAGCTAGGCCGTGAAGTTGATTTTATTGATTTAGTGACTTGTCATGGTCTGCTTCTTCAACAAATATTGACAACTGGCGAAGCCTTGTTTGGACAAAGTTCTATCCTTCTGGCGCAAACCGCAAATCGTATGCTTGTAGAGCAGGCTGACTATGAGCCTTTACGGAATCGTCTGGTGCTTTCTAACTTGAAGAGAGGGTTCCGTGGATCGAAAAGTTATTGA